The [Flavobacterium] thermophilum genome has a segment encoding these proteins:
- the copZ_3 gene encoding Copper chaperone CopZ: MTITLQVQGMTCGHCKAAVTNALQALDGVSRVEVHLQEGTVDVEYDETKVSVEKLKEAIEEQGYNVK, encoded by the coding sequence ATGACCATTACATTACAAGTACAAGGAATGACATGCGGACATTGCAAAGCAGCGGTGACCAATGCCCTTCAAGCGTTGGATGGCGTCAGCCGTGTAGAAGTGCATTTGCAAGAAGGAACTGTCGATGTGGAGTATGATGAAACAAAGGTCAGCGTAGAAAAACTGAAAGAAGCGATTGAAGAGCAAGGATATAATGTGAAGTAA
- the copA_7 gene encoding Copper-exporting P-type ATPase A has translation MIFFIIIVFLCQVHFVVKSHKMVELEKQGKTVMLVAIDGQLAGIIAVADTVKESSKEAIQTLKQMGIDVYMATGDNQRTAEAIANEVGIEHVYAEVLPEDKANIVEELQKQGKRVAMVGDGINDAPALAKADIGMAIGTGADVAIETADVTLVGGDLRHIPKAIELSRKTMKNIRQNLFWALFYNTIGIPVAAFGLLEPWIAGAAMAFSSVSVVANALRLKRVKL, from the coding sequence TTGATTTTCTTTATCATAATCGTCTTTCTTTGTCAAGTACACTTTGTGGTGAAGAGCCATAAAATGGTAGAGCTTGAAAAACAAGGGAAAACAGTGATGCTCGTTGCCATCGATGGACAGCTTGCCGGCATCATTGCTGTCGCGGATACGGTGAAAGAAAGCTCGAAAGAAGCGATTCAAACATTAAAACAAATGGGCATCGATGTCTATATGGCAACAGGGGACAATCAACGGACAGCGGAAGCGATCGCCAATGAAGTCGGCATTGAGCATGTGTACGCCGAGGTGCTTCCGGAAGACAAAGCGAACATCGTCGAGGAATTGCAAAAACAAGGAAAACGTGTGGCGATGGTCGGTGATGGAATTAATGACGCTCCAGCTCTTGCGAAAGCGGATATTGGGATGGCGATTGGCACGGGAGCTGATGTCGCCATCGAGACCGCGGACGTGACCTTGGTCGGCGGCGATTTGCGCCATATCCCGAAAGCCATTGAGTTGAGCCGCAAAACGATGAAAAACATTCGGCAAAATCTGTTCTGGGCGTTGTTTTATAATACGATTGGCATTCCGGTCGCCGCTTTCGGATTATTAGAACCATGGATCGCTGGAGCGGCGATGGCATTCAGCTCTGTGTCGGTTGTCGCCAACGCGCTTCGTTTGAAACGCGTGAAACTATAA
- the copA_8 gene encoding Copper-exporting P-type ATPase A, with product MSEQKHVTLRVTGMTCAACANRIEKVLNKMDGVKANVNLAMEKATIKYDPSKQNIADIETKIENLGYGVATEKVTLDIEGMTCAACATRIEKGLNRMEGVTSAAVNLATNSAVVEYKEGVTSVEDILEKIKKLGYRGQIRNEEQDDAVRKEERLKQKQRQLAISIILSLPLLYTMLAHMPFDIGLPMPHWLMNPWFQLLLATPVQFYIGGPFYVGAYRALRNKSANMDVLVALGTSAAYVYSLYEAWRTLGNPDYMPRLYFETSAVLITLVLVGKYFEALAKGRTTEAISKLVSLQAKEATVIRNGEEMKVPLEEVVIGDTIVVKPGEKIPVDGMVIAGASSVDESMITGESIPVDKKEGDYVIGATMNTNGVLTIRAEKVGKDTALANIIKIVEEAQGSKAPIQRMADTISGIFVPIVVGIAVVSFLIWYFFVAPGDLAKALEAAIAVLVIACPCALGLATPTSIMVGTGKGAEQGILFKGGEYLEGTHKINAVLLDKTGTVTKGKPEVTDVLAFREDMLDYAVSAESASEHPLAHAIVEYGKKQAISMKPLEHFSAITGHGIEAVIDGKSILIGTRKLMKERSVAISVHEDKMGSSPKDVLDF from the coding sequence ATGAGTGAACAAAAGCATGTCACACTTAGAGTGACCGGCATGACATGTGCCGCGTGCGCCAATCGGATTGAGAAAGTATTAAATAAGATGGATGGCGTCAAAGCCAATGTCAATTTGGCAATGGAAAAAGCAACGATTAAATATGATCCATCGAAGCAAAATATAGCCGATATCGAAACGAAAATTGAGAATTTGGGGTATGGCGTTGCGACGGAAAAAGTGACGCTTGATATTGAAGGAATGACATGTGCGGCCTGTGCGACGCGGATTGAAAAAGGGTTAAATCGGATGGAAGGTGTGACAAGCGCTGCTGTCAACTTGGCGACAAACAGCGCGGTGGTCGAATACAAGGAGGGTGTCACATCTGTCGAAGACATTTTAGAGAAAATCAAAAAGCTTGGGTACAGGGGGCAAATTCGAAACGAAGAACAAGACGATGCCGTCCGGAAAGAAGAGCGGCTGAAACAGAAGCAACGGCAACTCGCGATTTCCATCATCTTATCGTTGCCGCTGCTCTATACGATGCTGGCTCATATGCCGTTTGATATCGGCTTGCCGATGCCGCATTGGCTGATGAATCCGTGGTTCCAGCTTCTTTTAGCTACACCGGTTCAGTTCTACATCGGCGGTCCCTTCTATGTCGGGGCGTACCGGGCGTTACGAAACAAGAGCGCGAACATGGACGTCCTAGTGGCGCTTGGAACATCGGCCGCGTACGTTTACAGCTTGTATGAAGCGTGGCGGACGCTTGGGAATCCTGACTATATGCCGAGGCTGTATTTTGAAACGAGCGCCGTCTTGATTACGCTTGTGCTTGTCGGCAAATACTTTGAAGCGCTTGCGAAAGGGCGGACAACCGAAGCGATCTCGAAGCTAGTCAGCCTGCAGGCGAAGGAAGCGACCGTCATTCGGAATGGGGAAGAAATGAAAGTTCCGCTGGAGGAAGTGGTGATCGGCGATACGATCGTTGTTAAGCCGGGAGAAAAAATCCCGGTAGACGGTATGGTCATCGCCGGAGCATCTTCCGTAGACGAATCGATGATTACCGGTGAATCGATCCCGGTTGATAAAAAGGAAGGCGACTATGTGATCGGGGCGACGATGAATACGAATGGCGTACTGACCATTCGTGCCGAAAAAGTCGGAAAAGATACCGCGCTGGCCAATATCATTAAAATCGTTGAAGAGGCGCAAGGGTCGAAAGCCCCGATTCAGCGGATGGCGGATACCATTTCCGGTATTTTCGTACCGATTGTTGTCGGAATTGCGGTTGTTTCCTTTCTAATCTGGTACTTCTTCGTTGCGCCGGGTGATTTGGCGAAAGCGCTTGAGGCGGCCATCGCTGTTCTTGTCATCGCGTGCCCTTGTGCGCTCGGTCTTGCCACGCCGACATCGATTATGGTCGGTACAGGAAAAGGGGCAGAACAAGGAATTCTCTTTAAAGGAGGTGAGTACCTAGAGGGAACGCATAAAATCAATGCCGTATTACTCGATAAAACAGGAACCGTGACAAAAGGAAAACCGGAAGTCACCGATGTGCTAGCCTTCCGCGAGGACATGCTCGATTATGCGGTTTCCGCCGAGAGCGCTTCGGAGCATCCGCTGGCTCATGCGATTGTTGAATACGGGAAGAAACAAGCGATTTCGATGAAGCCATTGGAGCACTTCTCCGCCATTACCGGCCACGGAATTGAAGCGGTCATTGACGGAAAAAGCATCCTTATTGGGACGCGAAAATTGATGAAGGAGCGCTCTGTAGCGATTTCTGTGCATGAAGATAAAATGGGTTCATCACCAAAAGATGTACTTGACTTTTAA
- the csoR_4 gene encoding Copper-sensitive operon repressor yields MNHYEDHNMDKKMVPRTEQEIERIIKRLKRIEGQVRGVQKMVEDNRYCIDILVQISAITAALNKVGLNLLERHVSHCVSKAIREGSGEESIRELMDVIKQFSK; encoded by the coding sequence ATGAACCATTATGAAGATCATAATATGGATAAAAAAATGGTTCCACGAACGGAACAGGAAATCGAACGCATCATCAAGCGCTTGAAGCGCATCGAAGGACAAGTGCGCGGTGTGCAAAAAATGGTGGAGGACAATCGTTATTGTATTGATATTTTAGTGCAAATTTCAGCGATCACGGCAGCGTTAAATAAAGTAGGATTGAACTTGTTAGAACGTCATGTCAGCCATTGTGTGTCTAAAGCGATCCGCGAAGGAAGTGGAGAAGAATCCATTCGCGAATTAATGGATGTCATTAAACAGTTCTCAAAGTGA
- a CDS encoding Thiol:disulfide interchange protein, whose protein sequence is MNDINVFLAFGAGLLSFISPCCLPLYPAFLSYITGVSVDEIKKENGMLQKRAILHTFFFLLGFSVIFIAIGFGTSVIGKLFVDYQDLIRQISALFIIFFGLVILGVFSPSFMMKDKRLVFRNKPSGYFGSILIGIGFAAGWTPCTGPILVSVIALAATKPSAAMLYMFAYVLGFAVPFFIMSFFISKLNWIKRYNAVIVKVGGVLMIIMGIMLFFDWMTKIIIFFTDLFGGFTGF, encoded by the coding sequence ATGAACGATATCAATGTATTTCTAGCTTTCGGAGCGGGATTACTGTCTTTTATATCCCCTTGTTGTTTACCGCTATATCCAGCTTTTTTATCTTACATTACTGGGGTATCCGTTGATGAAATAAAGAAAGAAAATGGGATGCTTCAAAAACGCGCAATACTCCATACATTCTTTTTCTTGCTCGGTTTTTCCGTCATCTTCATCGCTATTGGTTTTGGTACTTCTGTAATAGGAAAACTATTCGTTGATTACCAAGATTTAATCAGACAAATTAGTGCCTTGTTCATTATCTTTTTTGGTCTCGTCATTTTAGGTGTATTTTCACCTTCCTTTATGATGAAAGATAAACGGTTAGTTTTCCGCAACAAGCCTTCCGGTTATTTTGGCTCTATTTTAATTGGCATAGGATTCGCAGCGGGCTGGACTCCCTGCACAGGTCCAATTCTTGTATCAGTGATCGCGTTAGCAGCTACCAAACCGAGTGCAGCTATGTTATATATGTTCGCATATGTATTAGGGTTTGCTGTACCTTTTTTCATCATGTCATTTTTTATCAGCAAGTTGAATTGGATAAAAAGATATAACGCTGTCATCGTCAAAGTCGGAGGGGTTCTTATGATTATCATGGGAATTATGCTGTTTTTTGATTGGATGACAAAGATCATTATCTTTTTTACAGATTTGTTTGGTGGGTTCACAGGTTTTTAA
- the stoA_3 gene encoding Stage IV sporulation protein H produces the protein MTQLALGVMMVSIAVASIFNNQQEEGKIKPKPVVSTSLDSGKIGTNKGEVAPDFELLSITGDKIKLSDLRGKTVILNFWATWCPPCRAEMPEMQKFYENNKNNNVEILAVNLTNSERGPDAVNDFVKNKGVTFKVVLDEQGDIGNLYGAITIPTSYIIDKNGVIRDKYIGPMSYETMDRMISNIQ, from the coding sequence ATGACCCAACTCGCTTTAGGTGTGATGATGGTAAGTATTGCTGTAGCTTCTATTTTTAACAATCAACAGGAAGAAGGAAAGATCAAACCAAAGCCGGTCGTGTCTACTTCATTGGATTCGGGAAAAATCGGCACGAATAAAGGAGAAGTTGCCCCGGATTTTGAATTACTTTCAATTACAGGGGATAAAATAAAATTGTCTGATTTGCGTGGAAAAACGGTGATATTGAATTTTTGGGCTACTTGGTGTCCGCCTTGTAGAGCTGAAATGCCAGAAATGCAAAAGTTCTACGAAAATAATAAAAATAACAATGTAGAAATTTTAGCAGTCAACTTAACGAATAGCGAAAGAGGTCCTGATGCGGTGAACGATTTTGTGAAAAATAAGGGAGTGACATTTAAAGTTGTGCTTGATGAGCAAGGGGACATTGGAAATCTATACGGTGCAATAACGATCCCCACTTCGTATATCATCGATAAAAACGGGGTTATTAGAGATAAGTATATAGGTCCTATGTCTTATGAAACGATGGATCGCATGATCTCGAATATTCAATAA